The following coding sequences lie in one Maylandia zebra isolate NMK-2024a linkage group LG14, Mzebra_GT3a, whole genome shotgun sequence genomic window:
- the LOC101474721 gene encoding eukaryotic translation initiation factor 4 gamma 1 isoform X6, whose amino-acid sequence MGNLGSREQEDSEAGAYYPAQPQFTPSVQAGPVIMNPAPQQPQPPPQPAQHIPTKRERKQIRIRDPNQGGRDITEEIMSGGRSGSTPTPPQTSGSESTSLTQANGESVPAATTPALVRPDDRRKPTPPPVAKTPELHKGDSIPTEAKTSDTNTKTPLPAPLSEAENTPINTISALAPSPPVPDVMDAPPSHKEPTPPPQSAPEIPAYPAPLPDPVPTSAALNKVDNKAPEAKEEVAKEEETKAEENVTSVDTPQTPPSSTNGVAELEPERLSVTLPPSHLEDPLESPIAQPEELRLPNGLPLPAPQDPEAPAVNTAERDDSPIAEPDVSQQPIIQTSANVAQAGLYLEAIPPPVKHSTPAPCAQEAEPPQAAPAQPEVPETVPAATLDVKEDTPVPQSSTKEETSSPTETVSIADNTPEKVPTPPPPTAEEREDTPPPPPQTVTSAPVETTMQAAVSVPKKKRKMKDLNKKEAVGDLLDAFKEQQKVVAPEPEPVPAPEPQPPATAPPAQEEADLTWEDKEDKLDAENIQPDPLKPTATDKKYQYKEEQWMPINTEEKKKYDREFLLGFQFISASMNKPEGLPAISDVVLDKANKTPLRQLDPSRLPGMNCGPDFTPSFANLGRPSMGGGSRGPVSSIFLCVTEHFPIELLLQLNHVLMFPLQSPGMGMGIGGPRRSQQMPRKELRKIISSMPLSDEVQLNKAEKAWKSSVKKSPRSRGAEEVDESEPEQIKTQELFKRVRSILNKLTPQKFQQLMKQVTELTIDTEERLKGVIDLTFEKAISEPDFSVAYANMCRCLMGLRVEIPDKPGATVNFRKLLLNRCQKEFEKDKDDDEIFEKKQKELEAASVEEEKQRLLEELEEFKDKARRRSLGNIKFIGELFKLKMLTEVIMHDCIVKLLKNHDEESLECLCRLLSTIGKDLDFEKAKPRMDQYFNQMEKIIKERKTTSRIRFMLQDVLDLRRNNWVPRRGDQGPKTIDQIHKDAELEEHREQMKVQQALISKKESSGGSGGRMGGGRRGPHSPGRRGPHSPGRRGTHSPGRGASPQDDGWNTVPISKNRPIDTSRLSKITKTPVLDFNNQLLAPGGKGTWGSWGKGSSGGTSAKPADSGSETGSRPATSTLNRFSALQQPLSSGSSVDTDKRIPQRNSLSRERSDRFDRSDRGSDRFERRDDRDRNQLQVTKRSFSREKEERSRDREQRGPADPVRRVASMTDDRDSRERARSRENAKREKAATPPPPQTPTKPALTEEELEKKSTAIIEEYLHINDMKEALQCVQEINSTQLLFVFVRNGLESTLERSTIAREHMGLLLHQLIKTGILPKEQYYKGLKEILEVAEDMAIDIPHIWLYLAELITPMLQEGGIPMGELLRDVSKPLIPLGKAGVLLVHILTLLCKGMSHKKAGTMWREAGLQWKDFLPEDVDVNKFVTEKNVEFTLGDESEKDKKKELSAADLTRQLDRLIQDRADNQRIFDWIEANLDEQQTSSNMFVRALMTCICQSAICENPYKVDSEQIKRRAKLLQKYLKDEQKELQALYALQALMLQMEQPANLLRMFFDTLYDEDVIKEEAFYKWESSKDPAEQQGKGVALKSVTAFFTWLREAEDESDNS is encoded by the exons ACATCTGGATCAGAAAGTACGTCATTGACCCAGGCCAACGGTGAGAGTGTCCCAGCTGCTACTACACCAGCACTGGTTAGACCAG ATGACAGAAGGAAACCTACACCTCCACCTGTGGCAAAGACCCCTGAACTTCACAAAGGCGACTCCATCCCTACAGAGGCTAAAACCTCTGATACGAACACTAAGACCCCGTTACCTGCTCCTCTGTCAGAAGCTGAGAACACGCCTATTAACACTATTTCTGCACTTGCACCGAGCCCTCCTGTTCCAGATGTGATGGATGCGCCTCCATCTCACAAGGAACCTACACCCCCTCCCCAGTCAGCACCTGAGATACCTGCCTATCCTGCACCCCTTCCTGATCCTGTCCCCACCTCTGCTGCACTGAACAAAGTTGACAATAAAGCACCAGAGGCGAAAGAGGAGGTGGCAAAGGAAGAGGAGActaaagcagaagagaatgtGACGTCAGTAGACACACCCCAAACTCCTCCTTCCTCCACTAATGGTGTGGCCGAGTTGGAACCTGAAAGGCTGTCGGTCACGTTACCACCAAGTCACCTAGAGGACCCTCTGGAGTCTCCAATTGCACAGCCTGAGGAGCTCCGACTACCCAACGGGCTGCCGCTCCCAGCCCCTCAAGACCCCGAAGCGCCTGCCGTCAACACAGCTGAACGTGACGACAGCCCCATAGCTGAACCAGATGTCAGTCAGCAGCCGATAATACAGACATCTGCAAACGTCGCTCAGGCAGGACTATATCTAGAAGCCATACCTCCACCTGTTAAACATTCAACCCCTGCACCCTGTGCTCAAGAAGCGGAACCACCTCAGGCTGCACCTGCCCAGCCTGAGGTTCCAGAAACTGTTCCTGCAGCCACTCTGGATGTTAAGGAAGACACTCCAGTGCCCCAGTCTAGCACCAAGGAAGAGACTTCTTCTCCTACAGAGACCGTTTCAATAGCTGACAACACCCCAGAAAAGGTGCCCACTCCTCCCCCTCCTACAGCAGAGGAGAGGGAagacactcctcctcctcccccacaGACGGTCACCTCTGCTCCTGTAGAAACTACTATGCAAG ctgctgtgtctgtgccaaagaaaaaaagaaaaatgaaggatCTAAACAAAAAGGAGGCTGTGGGAGACCTCCTGGATGCCTTTAAGGAG cagcaaaaggtggttgcACCAGAGCCTGAGCCAGTCCCAGCACCAGAGCCCCAGCCCCCTGCCACTGCTCCTCCTGCCCAAGAGGAGGCAGACTTAACCTGGGAGGACAAGGAGGACAAGCTGGATGCTGAGAATATTCAGCCGGATCCTCTCAAGCCGACTGCCACTGACAAGAAGTATCAGTACAAAGAGG aACAATGGATGCCAATAAacacagaagagaagaagaaatatGACCGTGAGTTTCTTCTGGGATTCCAGTTCATCTCAGCCAGTATGAACAAACCTGAGGGCCTACCAGCCATCAGTGATGTTGTCCTGGACAAG GCTAATAAAACACCTCTGCGACAACTCGACCCCAGTCGCCTTCCAGGAATGAACTGCGGCCCTGACTTCACGCCCTCCTTTGCCAACCTTGGCAGGCCCAGCAtgggaggaggaagcagaggacCAGTGAGTTCAATTTTTCTTTGTGTAACCGAGCACTTTCCAATTGAATTATTACTTCAATTAAATCATGTTTTGATGTTTCCCTTACAGTCTCCGGGTATGGGCATGGGGATTGGCGGACCACGTCGCTCTCAACAAATGCCGAGGAAAGAACTGAGGAAAATCATCAGCAGCATGCCACTCAGTGATGAGGTGCAGCTGAACAAAGCAGAGAAGGCGTGGAAGTCTTCAGTGAAGAAAAGCCCTCGCAGCCGTGGGGCAGAGGAGGTAGACGAGAGTGAACCAGAGCAGATCAAGACCCAGGAGCTGTTTAAACGGGTGCGCAGCATCCTCAATAAACTGACCCCCCAAAAGTTTCAGCAGCTCATGAAACAAGTAACAGAACTGACCATTGACACAGAAGAGCGGTTGAAAGGAGTCATAGACCTCACCTTTGAAAAGGCCATCTCTGAACCAGACTTCTCTGTGGCCTATGCCAACATGTGCCGCTGCCTTATGGGG CTTAGAGTCGAAATTCCAGATAAACCAGGAGCCACTGTAAATTTTCGTAAGCTGCTGCTAAATCGATGCCAGAAGGAGTTTGAGAAGGATAAGGATGATGATGAGATTTTCGAGAAGAAGCAGAAAGAGCTGGAAGCTGCATCCGTG gaggaggagaagcagcGGCTCCTTGAGGAGTTAGAAGAGTTTAAGGACAAGGCCAGGAGGAGGTCTCTAGGCAATATCAAGTTCATTGGTGAGCTGTTCAAGCTGAAAATGCTCACAGAGGTCATCATGCACGACTGCATTGTCAAGCTGCTCAAAAACCATGACGAGGAGTCTCTGGAGTGCCTGTGCAGACTATTGTCCACCATTGGCAAGGACCTTGACTTTGAGAAGGCCAAg CCTCGTATGGACCAATACTTCAATCAGATGGAGAAAATAATAAAGGAGAGGAAGACCACCTCCAGGATCCGTTTCATGTTGCAGGATGTGCTGGACCTTCGACGG AATAACTGGGTGCCCCGGCGAGGCGATCAGGGTCCCAAGACCATCGACCAGATCCACAAAGATGCTGAGCTGGAGGAACACAGGGAGCAGATGAAGGTGCAGCAAGCCCTCATCTCTAAGAAGGAATCCAGTGGAGGCTCAGGAGGCAGGATGGGTGGAGGCCGTCGGGGCCCTCACTCTCCAGGTCGTCGAGGCCCTCATTCTCCAGGCCGTAGGGGAACCCACTCCCCAGGGCGTGGTGCCTCTCCCCAGGATGACGGCTGGAACACAGTGCCCATCTCTAAAAACAGACCTATTGACACCTCTCGCCTTAGCAAAATCACTAAG ACTCCTGTTCTTGACTTCAACAATCAGCTGCTTGCCCCAGGAGGTAAAGGCACATGGGGCAGCTGGGGTAAGGGCAGTAGCGGtggcacaagtgccaagcctgCAGATTCTG GCTCAGAGACGGGTAGCCGACCAGCCACCAGCACGCTCAACAGGTTCTCAGCCCTGCAGCAGCCTTTGTCCTCAGGCTCTTCAGTAGACACAGATAAGAGAATTCCTCAGAG AAACAGCTTGAGTCGAGAACGAAGTGATCGCTTCGACCGCTCAGATCGTGGCAGCGACCGCTTCGAGCGACGAGACGACCGTGATCGAAACCAGCTCCAGGTCACTAAACGCAGTTTCAGTCGGGAGAAGGAGGAGCGGAGTCGGGACAGAGAGCAGCGTGGCCCTGCTGATCCAGTCCGCCGTGTGGCGAGCATGACGGATGACCGAGACAGCAGAGAACGGGCCAGAAGCAGAGAGAATG CGAAGAGGGAGAAAGCTGCCACCCCTCCACCTCCCCAGACCCCCACCAAGCCTGCCTTGACCGAGGAGGAGTTGGAAAAGAAGTCCACAGCCATCATTGAGGAGTACCTCCATATCAATGACATGAAG GAGGCTCTGCAGTGCGTGCAGGAGATAAATAGcactcagctgctgtttgtgtttgtacgAAACGGGCTGGAGTCAACACTGGAGCGCAGCACGATCGCCAGGGAGCATATGGGCCTGCTGCTGCACCAGCTCATTAAGACCGGCATCCTACCAAAGGAGCAGTACTACAAAGG GCTTAAGGAAATCCTGGAGGTGGCAGAAGACATGGCGATAGACATCCCCCATATCTGGCTCTACCTGGCTGAGCTAATCACTCCCATGCTTCAAGAGGGAGGCATCCCCATGGGAGAACTTCTCAG GGATGTCTCAAAGCCTTTGATCCCTCTGGGCAAAGCTGGAGTCCTGCTGGTTCACATCCTCACTTTACTCTGCAAAGGAATG AGCCATAAAAAGGCAGGTACAATGTGGAGGGAGGCAGGCCTGCAGTGGAAGGACTTCCTCCCTGAGGATGTAGACGTCAACAAGTTTGTGACAGAAAAG aaTGTGGAGTTTACACTGGGCGATGAGTCGGAGAAGGACAAGAAGAAGGAGCTCAGCGCTGCAGATCTGACCAGACAGCTGGACAGACTGATCCAGGACAGGGCTGACAACCAGAGGATCTTTGACTGGATTGAG gccAACCTGGATGAGCAGCAGACCTCCTCCAACATGTTTGTCAGAGCGCTGATGACCTGCATTTGCCAGTCAGCAATTT GTGAGAATCCCTACAAGGTTGACAGCGAGCAGATCAAACGGAGGGCGAAGCTCCTGCAGAAATACCTGAAGGACGAACAGAAGGAACTACAGGCTCTGTATGCTCTGCAGGCCCTCATGTTGCAGATGGAGCAGCCTGCCA ATCTGCTGCGAATGTTCTTCGACACACTCTACGATGAAGACGTGATCAAAGAGGAGGCCTTCTACAAGTGGGAGTCCAGCAAAGACCCCGCCGAACAGCAGGGGAAGGGCGTGGCCTTGAAGTCCGTCACTGCCTTCTTCACGTGGCTCCGCGAAGCCGAGGATGAATCCGATAACAGCTAG
- the LOC101474721 gene encoding eukaryotic translation initiation factor 4 gamma 1 isoform X7, which produces MNPAPQQPQPPPQPAQHIPTKRERKQIRIRDPNQGGRDITEEIMSGGRSGSTPTPPQTSGSESTSLTQANGESVPAATTPALVRPDDRRKPTPPPVAKTPELHKGDSIPTEAKTSDTNTKTPLPAPLSEAENTPINTISALAPSPPVPDVMDAPPSHKEPTPPPQSAPEIPAYPAPLPDPVPTSAALNKVDNKAPEAKEEVAKEEETKAEENVTSVDTPQTPPSSTNGVAELEPERLSVTLPPSHLEDPLESPIAQPEELRLPNGLPLPAPQDPEAPAVNTAERDDSPIAEPDVSQQPIIQTSANVAQAGLYLEAIPPPVKHSTPAPCAQEAEPPQAAPAQPEVPETVPAATLDVKEDTPVPQSSTKEETSSPTETVSIADNTPEKVPTPPPPTAEEREDTPPPPPQTVTSAPVETTMQAAVSVPKKKRKMKDLNKKEAVGDLLDAFKEQQKVVAPEPEPVPAPEPQPPATAPPAQEEADLTWEDKEDKLDAENIQPDPLKPTATDKKYQYKEEQWMPINTEEKKKYDREFLLGFQFISASMNKPEGLPAISDVVLDKANKTPLRQLDPSRLPGMNCGPDFTPSFANLGRPSMGGGSRGPVSSIFLCVTEHFPIELLLQLNHVLMFPLQSPGMGMGIGGPRRSQQMPRKELRKIISSMPLSDEVQLNKAEKAWKSSVKKSPRSRGAEEVDESEPEQIKTQELFKRVRSILNKLTPQKFQQLMKQVTELTIDTEERLKGVIDLTFEKAISEPDFSVAYANMCRCLMGLRVEIPDKPGATVNFRKLLLNRCQKEFEKDKDDDEIFEKKQKELEAASVEEEKQRLLEELEEFKDKARRRSLGNIKFIGELFKLKMLTEVIMHDCIVKLLKNHDEESLECLCRLLSTIGKDLDFEKAKPRMDQYFNQMEKIIKERKTTSRIRFMLQDVLDLRRNNWVPRRGDQGPKTIDQIHKDAELEEHREQMKVQQALISKKESSGGSGGRMGGGRRGPHSPGRRGPHSPGRRGTHSPGRGASPQDDGWNTVPISKNRPIDTSRLSKITKTPVLDFNNQLLAPGGKGTWGSWGKGSSGGTSAKPADSGSETGSRPATSTLNRFSALQQPLSSGSSVDTDKRIPQRNSLSRERSDRFDRSDRGSDRFERRDDRDRNQLQVTKRSFSREKEERSRDREQRGPADPVRRVASMTDDRDSRERARSRENAKREKAATPPPPQTPTKPALTEEELEKKSTAIIEEYLHINDMKEALQCVQEINSTQLLFVFVRNGLESTLERSTIAREHMGLLLHQLIKTGILPKEQYYKGLKEILEVAEDMAIDIPHIWLYLAELITPMLQEGGIPMGELLRDVSKPLIPLGKAGVLLVHILTLLCKGMSHKKAGTMWREAGLQWKDFLPEDVDVNKFVTEKNVEFTLGDESEKDKKKELSAADLTRQLDRLIQDRADNQRIFDWIEANLDEQQTSSNMFVRALMTCICQSAICENPYKVDSEQIKRRAKLLQKYLKDEQKELQALYALQALMLQMEQPANLLRMFFDTLYDEDVIKEEAFYKWESSKDPAEQQGKGVALKSVTAFFTWLREAEDESDNS; this is translated from the exons ACATCTGGATCAGAAAGTACGTCATTGACCCAGGCCAACGGTGAGAGTGTCCCAGCTGCTACTACACCAGCACTGGTTAGACCAG ATGACAGAAGGAAACCTACACCTCCACCTGTGGCAAAGACCCCTGAACTTCACAAAGGCGACTCCATCCCTACAGAGGCTAAAACCTCTGATACGAACACTAAGACCCCGTTACCTGCTCCTCTGTCAGAAGCTGAGAACACGCCTATTAACACTATTTCTGCACTTGCACCGAGCCCTCCTGTTCCAGATGTGATGGATGCGCCTCCATCTCACAAGGAACCTACACCCCCTCCCCAGTCAGCACCTGAGATACCTGCCTATCCTGCACCCCTTCCTGATCCTGTCCCCACCTCTGCTGCACTGAACAAAGTTGACAATAAAGCACCAGAGGCGAAAGAGGAGGTGGCAAAGGAAGAGGAGActaaagcagaagagaatgtGACGTCAGTAGACACACCCCAAACTCCTCCTTCCTCCACTAATGGTGTGGCCGAGTTGGAACCTGAAAGGCTGTCGGTCACGTTACCACCAAGTCACCTAGAGGACCCTCTGGAGTCTCCAATTGCACAGCCTGAGGAGCTCCGACTACCCAACGGGCTGCCGCTCCCAGCCCCTCAAGACCCCGAAGCGCCTGCCGTCAACACAGCTGAACGTGACGACAGCCCCATAGCTGAACCAGATGTCAGTCAGCAGCCGATAATACAGACATCTGCAAACGTCGCTCAGGCAGGACTATATCTAGAAGCCATACCTCCACCTGTTAAACATTCAACCCCTGCACCCTGTGCTCAAGAAGCGGAACCACCTCAGGCTGCACCTGCCCAGCCTGAGGTTCCAGAAACTGTTCCTGCAGCCACTCTGGATGTTAAGGAAGACACTCCAGTGCCCCAGTCTAGCACCAAGGAAGAGACTTCTTCTCCTACAGAGACCGTTTCAATAGCTGACAACACCCCAGAAAAGGTGCCCACTCCTCCCCCTCCTACAGCAGAGGAGAGGGAagacactcctcctcctcccccacaGACGGTCACCTCTGCTCCTGTAGAAACTACTATGCAAG ctgctgtgtctgtgccaaagaaaaaaagaaaaatgaaggatCTAAACAAAAAGGAGGCTGTGGGAGACCTCCTGGATGCCTTTAAGGAG cagcaaaaggtggttgcACCAGAGCCTGAGCCAGTCCCAGCACCAGAGCCCCAGCCCCCTGCCACTGCTCCTCCTGCCCAAGAGGAGGCAGACTTAACCTGGGAGGACAAGGAGGACAAGCTGGATGCTGAGAATATTCAGCCGGATCCTCTCAAGCCGACTGCCACTGACAAGAAGTATCAGTACAAAGAGG aACAATGGATGCCAATAAacacagaagagaagaagaaatatGACCGTGAGTTTCTTCTGGGATTCCAGTTCATCTCAGCCAGTATGAACAAACCTGAGGGCCTACCAGCCATCAGTGATGTTGTCCTGGACAAG GCTAATAAAACACCTCTGCGACAACTCGACCCCAGTCGCCTTCCAGGAATGAACTGCGGCCCTGACTTCACGCCCTCCTTTGCCAACCTTGGCAGGCCCAGCAtgggaggaggaagcagaggacCAGTGAGTTCAATTTTTCTTTGTGTAACCGAGCACTTTCCAATTGAATTATTACTTCAATTAAATCATGTTTTGATGTTTCCCTTACAGTCTCCGGGTATGGGCATGGGGATTGGCGGACCACGTCGCTCTCAACAAATGCCGAGGAAAGAACTGAGGAAAATCATCAGCAGCATGCCACTCAGTGATGAGGTGCAGCTGAACAAAGCAGAGAAGGCGTGGAAGTCTTCAGTGAAGAAAAGCCCTCGCAGCCGTGGGGCAGAGGAGGTAGACGAGAGTGAACCAGAGCAGATCAAGACCCAGGAGCTGTTTAAACGGGTGCGCAGCATCCTCAATAAACTGACCCCCCAAAAGTTTCAGCAGCTCATGAAACAAGTAACAGAACTGACCATTGACACAGAAGAGCGGTTGAAAGGAGTCATAGACCTCACCTTTGAAAAGGCCATCTCTGAACCAGACTTCTCTGTGGCCTATGCCAACATGTGCCGCTGCCTTATGGGG CTTAGAGTCGAAATTCCAGATAAACCAGGAGCCACTGTAAATTTTCGTAAGCTGCTGCTAAATCGATGCCAGAAGGAGTTTGAGAAGGATAAGGATGATGATGAGATTTTCGAGAAGAAGCAGAAAGAGCTGGAAGCTGCATCCGTG gaggaggagaagcagcGGCTCCTTGAGGAGTTAGAAGAGTTTAAGGACAAGGCCAGGAGGAGGTCTCTAGGCAATATCAAGTTCATTGGTGAGCTGTTCAAGCTGAAAATGCTCACAGAGGTCATCATGCACGACTGCATTGTCAAGCTGCTCAAAAACCATGACGAGGAGTCTCTGGAGTGCCTGTGCAGACTATTGTCCACCATTGGCAAGGACCTTGACTTTGAGAAGGCCAAg CCTCGTATGGACCAATACTTCAATCAGATGGAGAAAATAATAAAGGAGAGGAAGACCACCTCCAGGATCCGTTTCATGTTGCAGGATGTGCTGGACCTTCGACGG AATAACTGGGTGCCCCGGCGAGGCGATCAGGGTCCCAAGACCATCGACCAGATCCACAAAGATGCTGAGCTGGAGGAACACAGGGAGCAGATGAAGGTGCAGCAAGCCCTCATCTCTAAGAAGGAATCCAGTGGAGGCTCAGGAGGCAGGATGGGTGGAGGCCGTCGGGGCCCTCACTCTCCAGGTCGTCGAGGCCCTCATTCTCCAGGCCGTAGGGGAACCCACTCCCCAGGGCGTGGTGCCTCTCCCCAGGATGACGGCTGGAACACAGTGCCCATCTCTAAAAACAGACCTATTGACACCTCTCGCCTTAGCAAAATCACTAAG ACTCCTGTTCTTGACTTCAACAATCAGCTGCTTGCCCCAGGAGGTAAAGGCACATGGGGCAGCTGGGGTAAGGGCAGTAGCGGtggcacaagtgccaagcctgCAGATTCTG GCTCAGAGACGGGTAGCCGACCAGCCACCAGCACGCTCAACAGGTTCTCAGCCCTGCAGCAGCCTTTGTCCTCAGGCTCTTCAGTAGACACAGATAAGAGAATTCCTCAGAG AAACAGCTTGAGTCGAGAACGAAGTGATCGCTTCGACCGCTCAGATCGTGGCAGCGACCGCTTCGAGCGACGAGACGACCGTGATCGAAACCAGCTCCAGGTCACTAAACGCAGTTTCAGTCGGGAGAAGGAGGAGCGGAGTCGGGACAGAGAGCAGCGTGGCCCTGCTGATCCAGTCCGCCGTGTGGCGAGCATGACGGATGACCGAGACAGCAGAGAACGGGCCAGAAGCAGAGAGAATG CGAAGAGGGAGAAAGCTGCCACCCCTCCACCTCCCCAGACCCCCACCAAGCCTGCCTTGACCGAGGAGGAGTTGGAAAAGAAGTCCACAGCCATCATTGAGGAGTACCTCCATATCAATGACATGAAG GAGGCTCTGCAGTGCGTGCAGGAGATAAATAGcactcagctgctgtttgtgtttgtacgAAACGGGCTGGAGTCAACACTGGAGCGCAGCACGATCGCCAGGGAGCATATGGGCCTGCTGCTGCACCAGCTCATTAAGACCGGCATCCTACCAAAGGAGCAGTACTACAAAGG GCTTAAGGAAATCCTGGAGGTGGCAGAAGACATGGCGATAGACATCCCCCATATCTGGCTCTACCTGGCTGAGCTAATCACTCCCATGCTTCAAGAGGGAGGCATCCCCATGGGAGAACTTCTCAG GGATGTCTCAAAGCCTTTGATCCCTCTGGGCAAAGCTGGAGTCCTGCTGGTTCACATCCTCACTTTACTCTGCAAAGGAATG AGCCATAAAAAGGCAGGTACAATGTGGAGGGAGGCAGGCCTGCAGTGGAAGGACTTCCTCCCTGAGGATGTAGACGTCAACAAGTTTGTGACAGAAAAG aaTGTGGAGTTTACACTGGGCGATGAGTCGGAGAAGGACAAGAAGAAGGAGCTCAGCGCTGCAGATCTGACCAGACAGCTGGACAGACTGATCCAGGACAGGGCTGACAACCAGAGGATCTTTGACTGGATTGAG gccAACCTGGATGAGCAGCAGACCTCCTCCAACATGTTTGTCAGAGCGCTGATGACCTGCATTTGCCAGTCAGCAATTT GTGAGAATCCCTACAAGGTTGACAGCGAGCAGATCAAACGGAGGGCGAAGCTCCTGCAGAAATACCTGAAGGACGAACAGAAGGAACTACAGGCTCTGTATGCTCTGCAGGCCCTCATGTTGCAGATGGAGCAGCCTGCCA ATCTGCTGCGAATGTTCTTCGACACACTCTACGATGAAGACGTGATCAAAGAGGAGGCCTTCTACAAGTGGGAGTCCAGCAAAGACCCCGCCGAACAGCAGGGGAAGGGCGTGGCCTTGAAGTCCGTCACTGCCTTCTTCACGTGGCTCCGCGAAGCCGAGGATGAATCCGATAACAGCTAG